The Syntrophomonadaceae bacterium genome includes the window TAGCGCTGCAAAAACCACTGCTAAAACTAAAGCAAACAGTTTCTTGGTATTCATGTAATTCCTCCCTTACTTGGAATGCACCCATAATACTATATCAGTACACCTTAATACAACCCTCAGAAATATGCAAAAGAGGATTTGCAGTCCACTCCTGGTCTGAAAAGGAAATAACTGCGGGTATTATCTGGTATGTTTTGCAGGAACATGGGTGTGAGAAATAGAATTATCGCAAGTCAGGTGGGAAAATAAGCAGGAAAGGAGACTATTATGAGCAAAATTATTTTTTCTTTGCGATACGGGAAGGGCTCTGTGGAATTCAGTATTCCTGAGGAGCAACTATTATGTGTAATTGAGGGAAAGGACTATCCAGGTTTGCCGGATGTTCCTTCAGCGTTGAAACATGCTATGGAACATCCTATCGATGCGCCGCCGCTGAGGGAAATTATTAAGCCAGATGATAAAGTCGCCCTCGTTGTCAGCGACATTACCCGGACATGGCAGAAAATGCCTTTAGCCTTGCCGGTAATTATTAATACCTTAAATCAGGCCGGTGTTCCGGACGAGAACATTACCATTTTAATCGCAGTTGGCGGCCACCGGAGCAATACCCAGGACGAATTTGTTGAGATCTGTGGCCAGGAAGTGTGCCGCCGGATAAAGGTTATTAATCATGAGGCTACCGATCATGACAATATGGTTTACTTAGGCAAGACTAGTTTTGGCACAGAGGTTTCGGTTAACAGGATCGTGGTTGAGGCAGATAAGGTCATTCTTACTGGAGGAATTATATACCATTATATGGTTGGTTACGGCGGAGGCCGCAAAAGTGTTCTGCCAGGTGTATCCTCCCTGAAGACAATCCAGCAAAACCACCTCCATGCCATGAGTTATGAAGTTGGTGGAGGCTCCAACCGCAAATCAGTTTCCCGGGTTTTGGAGGGAAATAACACCCATCACGATATGATGGAAATTGCGGCTTTTATTAGCCCTGATTTTATCATCAATGTTGTCCCCAATCCCGCCGGAGAAATAGCTGGTATATTTGCAGGCAACTGGGTTTCAGCATGGCAAAGAGGAACCCAATTGGTAGATGAAATCTACGGGGTTAAGATTGAGAGTAAAGCTGATATTGTTATTTCCACCTGTGGAGGCTATCCGAAAGACATTAACCTATACCAGACTGGTAAAACAATGGACAATGCTTTTTATGCTGTCAAGGATGGCGGGGTTGTAATCATTCTGAGCGAATGCCAGGACATTATGGAGCCCTTTGAATTTACCCAGTGGTTCAAGCACGAAACAATTTTGGAAATGGAGCTGGCTCTCCGCCAGAATTTTACCATCCCAGGCTGGGTTGCCTTTAAAGAGGTTGAATGTGCAATGAATGGCACGTACATTCTGGTTACTAAACCAGAAAACTTCGATCTGATCAGGAAGGCAAGGCTGATCCCAGTTGCGACAATTGAAGAAGCTATAGCCATCGCTTATGAGAAGTGCGGAACAGCCCAGCCAAAAGTAACTGTGATGCCCCAGGGAGCAAACACTTTGCCAATCCTGTGCAACTACTAATCATAATTTAAGGAGTGGAAAAATCTATGAGTACGTGGACAACCCCAGGCGCTACCAGAACAAAAAGACCCAAAGTCACTATTCCGTATTTAAATGAGAAAAAGGCGAAAGGTGAACCGATTACTTTTCTGACCGCATACGATTATCCAACGGCAGTGATTGAAGAAAATATTGGCATTGATATTATCCTGTGCGGCGATTCACTTGGCATGACCGTTTACGGATTCGAAAGCACCCTGCCGGTAACCATGGAGATGATGGAAGTCCACTCCAGAGCGGTTAAAAAAGGCGCCCCAACTTGCTTTGTTATTGGCGATATGCCCTATATGTCTTATCAGGTTTCTGTGAAACAAGCTATCACTAATGCTGGCCGGCTGATGCAAAATGCGGGAGTAGACGGGGTGAAACTAGAAGGCGGAATCGAAATGTGCAGCCGGGTTAAAGGTATTTCAAAAGCGGGGATTCCGGTGATGGGACACATTGGTTTGACTCCCCAGTCTATTTCCCAGTTGGGCGGGTTTAAGGCCCAAGGCCGGGGTGTAGAGGCCGCACTAAAACTGATCAAGGATGCCAAGCTTTTGGAGGAAGCAGGCGCATTTGCTATCTTGCTCGAAGCAATTCCCCCTGAAGTGGCAAAAATCATAACTCAAAGAGCCAATATCCCAATTTATGGTATTGGCGCCGGACCCTATTGCGACGGCCAGGTGTTAGTTGTGCATGATGTCCTGGGGTTTTTTGGCGGTCAGGTGGCTAAGTTTGTCAAACAATATGCCAACCTGAACCAGGTAATAACAGAAGCCTTGAATAATTATAAGATTGAAGTAGAACAGAGGGTTTTCCCTGGTCCAGAGCACTGCTACGCCATGAAGGAAAACGAGCTGGAGAAATTGTTGGAGGAAGTTCAAAAGCTAAGTTAGGCCATTACATAGAGTCGCCCCCCCGTGGCATCAAAGCTGCGGGGGGTTTTTTTTTAGTAAAAAAACTTGCTTTATTGTCAATCTGGAAGGCATCACCATACTATGTATCAGATACAGATAATTTTTATGAGAGGAGAAATAATAAACCATGTCTCATCAAGCAGCGTTACCGATGGTAGTGGGGATAGGGCAGGCCCAGGTGCTGGTTGTTACCGAAATCCCTTTAGCACCCCCTGCGTTTAAGATTAAACACATTGTAAAGGATTTTCAGGATGTAACCTGTGTAGCGATTACCAACAAGGTTATTGTCACCGGCACCCTGGTTAAGGACATTAATTTTAAAACTTTCGAAAGACGGGAAGTCTTCAATGGTATTCCAAGGATATGCGGTGATGTTCGTCACTGTGATGTAGAAATACCCTTTTCGCTCTTTGTCGAGATCCCCGGCGCCAGGGAGGGCGACAGATGTGAAGTTATTAATGTTGAGGTAGAGGGCGAAGTTGATGAGCCGAGAGATTATCTTTCCGATAATTGCAGGGTTTTCCGCACCTTGTTGGAGCGGACAGTCATACGGGTAGTTGTAAGAGTCACCAGGGTTAAGGATGTATATTGGGGAAAGGATAGCCCGCAGGAATAAAAAAAATGGCACCGTAAGGTGCCATTTTTTTGTGCCTGCGGTAGCCTAAGGTGCTTTTTCTGCTTGGATATCTTCTGGCTGCTCTACGACTGTTGAAGCATGTTCCGTGTGCTCCAAAGCCACCAATACATTTTCTGTACGCAATAGTTCCCCGGATCCGTTATCAATTGCGGTATCAGGAGCTTGTTCCGCAGCGGGTTCCATTTTTGTTTCAGGTTCCTTAGAAAGCTTAGTTGGGTCAATATTTAACAGGTCTTCTATTGACATATCCTGCAGGACAGGTAGGCTCCAGTAGCGGATTGGTGCAGGCGGGTCCAGTGTTTCCTCGTAGATCGGCATCTTTGCATCAGGGCCAATGGAAGGCGTCTCAGCTGATAGATCACGGTCTATAGGAGTTATTTCTTTAGTTATATCCAGAGAAAATGACCCAGGGGTTAGAATTCCATTGCAGACTTGATAGAAAGTAACCTTTAATTGAGATGTATTCTTGTCCGAAGGCGGCGGTTCGGAAAAATCGGCAACTGATGGCGATACTGGTTCTGGTGCGGCGGGTGTGGGTATGTTATGTTCAACGGGTGTTTCAGGTAATTCGTTGGTTGTATCCGTATTGCATGGCTCCTGGGCGGTTATTGCTTCTTGTTGTTGGGATGGCCTCTGTTGCATATGCTGTTTAATCTTTTCAACTGTCTGGCGGTAGCGCCGGTAGGCCTCCTGGACCTGCTCGTCCTGCCGGGGCAATTCCTGGTGGTATCTTTCCAGATGGCTAAGTAAATGAGAAATACTTACTTCATTGTTGTTTAGCAGATTAGCAGCGTGAGCGACCAAAGC containing:
- the larA gene encoding nickel-dependent lactate racemase, which produces MSKIIFSLRYGKGSVEFSIPEEQLLCVIEGKDYPGLPDVPSALKHAMEHPIDAPPLREIIKPDDKVALVVSDITRTWQKMPLALPVIINTLNQAGVPDENITILIAVGGHRSNTQDEFVEICGQEVCRRIKVINHEATDHDNMVYLGKTSFGTEVSVNRIVVEADKVILTGGIIYHYMVGYGGGRKSVLPGVSSLKTIQQNHLHAMSYEVGGGSNRKSVSRVLEGNNTHHDMMEIAAFISPDFIINVVPNPAGEIAGIFAGNWVSAWQRGTQLVDEIYGVKIESKADIVISTCGGYPKDINLYQTGKTMDNAFYAVKDGGVVIILSECQDIMEPFEFTQWFKHETILEMELALRQNFTIPGWVAFKEVECAMNGTYILVTKPENFDLIRKARLIPVATIEEAIAIAYEKCGTAQPKVTVMPQGANTLPILCNY
- the panB gene encoding 3-methyl-2-oxobutanoate hydroxymethyltransferase codes for the protein MSTWTTPGATRTKRPKVTIPYLNEKKAKGEPITFLTAYDYPTAVIEENIGIDIILCGDSLGMTVYGFESTLPVTMEMMEVHSRAVKKGAPTCFVIGDMPYMSYQVSVKQAITNAGRLMQNAGVDGVKLEGGIEMCSRVKGISKAGIPVMGHIGLTPQSISQLGGFKAQGRGVEAALKLIKDAKLLEEAGAFAILLEAIPPEVAKIITQRANIPIYGIGAGPYCDGQVLVVHDVLGFFGGQVAKFVKQYANLNQVITEALNNYKIEVEQRVFPGPEHCYAMKENELEKLLEEVQKLS
- a CDS encoding DUF3794 domain-containing protein → MSHQAALPMVVGIGQAQVLVVTEIPLAPPAFKIKHIVKDFQDVTCVAITNKVIVTGTLVKDINFKTFERREVFNGIPRICGDVRHCDVEIPFSLFVEIPGAREGDRCEVINVEVEGEVDEPRDYLSDNCRVFRTLLERTVIRVVVRVTRVKDVYWGKDSPQE